In one Platichthys flesus chromosome 3, fPlaFle2.1, whole genome shotgun sequence genomic region, the following are encoded:
- the LOC133934916 gene encoding bile salt-activated lipase-like yields MLLLLLVLAVGLNSASAAQLGVVQTEGGQVQGQSHRMGLFRTVDVFKGIPFADVPGTWEKPKPHPGWSGILKATKYRDRCLQVNLLQTKTRGSEDCLYLNVFVPQGRKLATHLPVMVYLFGGAFMLGASNDAAILGDSLYDGKEMADRGGVIVVSVNYRVGTLGFLSSGDARLPGNYGLWDQHAALSWVRRNIAAFGGHPDNITLFGQSAGAASVNFQMLSPYNKGLFRRAISQCGVALSPWALQTNPMSLTRKIARRVGCLRSDEDAMLTCLKMSDPVGLTMAGKIDVLLLLGKGVVMDLLEHAPVVDGDFIPDEPSRLFHHAAHFDFMAGVNSMDGHLFAGVDVPSINKKNGNTTVEDVRGLLAGLTKEKGSAAVASAYEAYSSHWGSFPEQDVVKKTVADIETDFLFLVPTQIALQLHAKHSSGARTFSYLFNMKTRIPGFPRWVEAEHAEDLQYLFGKPYSTPLAYFPRHRELSKYMIAYWTNFAKTGDPSKGDSKVPAPWPPFTTQHRPYLAINHQISKSSVSYDLRSDYVSYWTQTYSSLPSNKREEEEGN; encoded by the exons atgctgctgctgctgcttgtgttggCCGTCGGGCTGAACTCAGCCTCCGCTGCTCAG ctgggTGTGGTGCAGACGGAGGGGGGGCAGGTGCAGGGTCAGAGTCACAGGATGGGTCTGTTCAGGACTGTAGACGTCTTCAAAGGAATCCCCTTCGCTGACGTCCCTGGAACGTGGGAGAAACCGAAACCTCATCCTGGATGGAGCG GAATCCTGAAGGCCACAAAGTATCGGGACCGCTGCCTTCAGGTGAACCTGCTGCAGACGAAGACCCGAGGCAGCGAGGACTGTCTCTACCTGAACGTCTTTGTTCCACAGGGACGGAAAT tggcGACCCACCTCCCAGTGATGGTCTACCTGTTTGGCGGGGCCTTCATGTTGGGCGCCTCTAACGACGCTGCCATCCTCGGAGACTCTCTCTACGACGGGAAGGAGATGGCCGACAGGGGCGGAGTCATCGTGGTCTCCGTGAACTACAGAGTCGGGACGCTGGGGTTCCTCAGCTCCGGAGACGCCCGACTGCCAG GTAACTACGGGCTGTGGGATCAGCACGCTGCCCTCTCCTGGGTCCGCAGGAACATCGCGGCGTTCGGAGGACACCCCGACAACATCACCCTGTTCGGCCAATCAGCCGGAGCCGCCAGTGTCAACTTCCAG ATGCTGTCCCCCTACAATAAAGGGTTATTTCGCAGAGCCATTTCCCAGTGTGGTGTGGCCCTCAGCCCCTGGGCCCTGCAGACCAACCCCATGTCCCTCACCAGGAAG ATCGCCCGTAGGGTGGGCTGTCTGCGGAGCGACGAGGACGCCATGCTCACGTGTCTGAAGATGAGCGACCCGGTCGGTCTCACCATGGCCGGAAAAATCGACGTGTTGCTCCTTCTCGGAAAAG GTGTGGTAATGGATCTCCTGGAACATGCTCCGGTGGTTGATGGTGATTTTATCCCTGATGAGCCGAGCCGTCTCTTCCATCACGCTGCTCACTTTGACTTCATGGCCGGAGTCAACAGCATGGACGGACACCTGTTCGCTGGAGTGGACGTTCCTtccatcaacaaaaaaaacggaaACACCACAGT GGAGGACGTGAGGGGTCTCCTCGCAGGTCTCACAAAAGAAAAGGGGAGTGCCGCCGTTGCCTCGGCCTATGAGGCTTACTCTTCACACTGGGGATCGTTTCCAGAGCAGGATGTGGTGAAGAAGACGGTGGCAGACATTGAAACCGACTTCCTGTTCCTGGTCCCCACACAGATCGCCCTCCAGCTGCATGCCAAGCACTCCAG TGGAGCTCGTACCTTCTCCTACTTGTTCAACATGAAGACACGGATCCCAGGATTCCCTCGCTGGGTGGAGGCGGAGCACGCAGAGGACCTGCAATACCTCTTTGGTAAACCCTACTCCACCCCACTGGCCTACTTCCCCCGACACCGGGAACTGTCCAAGTACATGATCGCATACTGGACCAACTTCGCCAAGACTGG TGATCCCAGTAAAGGCGACAGTAAGGTCCCAGCTCCTTGGCCCCCTTtcaccacacaacacagaccCTACCTGGCCATCAACCACCAGATCAGCAAGTCCTCCGTCAG CTACGACCTGAGATCAGACTACGTCAGCTACTGGACTCAGACCTACAGCAGCCTGCCGTCcaacaagagagaagaagaagagggaaacTGA
- the LOC133949875 gene encoding docking protein 2-like: MDEDIRKQGILYLQQQRFGKKWKRVWSALYRDSPCSISRLEFFDCKDGGVEKSLRKQQEHKKVIRLSDCVRVSGVEVDGCPRDTGPFLVETTEKIYVFAAERNQVEDWTHKLCEIAFPMSWSEHSVKRGSMQRGSRVEEDEGMEDNSLYSGRQTVRDFRVCVRRTEASDHCRLKGDVVLRVDMDALHLLNKTGDVTFTWPYRFLRRFGRDKSTFSFEAGRRCASGEGGFEFDTKQGNFLFQLVESAIQLRRTAPPDGQTSVGGQPSPETPHNLNLPPPPQSRTLLLPPQPRCHIPQPPAAQAEDAVYSTVTEHHLMTHHKERPQLSRLEPPVDKVLTGVKSLSLETRGLSVPRKTQVKMISSCPLPHAEPGPTLIPGSTPSRDASQSPKLSSNPKPEQTYARITQPAPRERGSKRERREGGASMAPPCHLPQINPDPEYSLPFDTIAKNIMVDILSSHQALESGADPLYDSIDEIKIRNIFHSKDDAPEPTHRKLDHIYDEPEGCAAATRGQNSTVPTVVYDDPEEMRGDAWRNMGTADDPKGHEYPYDPRVDDYAVPKRPKRAWTGQDTTKEEEDEEDVSTRRRSSETLSTPTSW, translated from the exons ATGGACGAGGACATCAGGAAACAAGGGATTCTttacctccagcagcagaggttTGGAAAG aagTGGAAGCGTGTGTGGAGCGCCCTCTACAGGGACAGTCCGTGTTCCATCTCCAGACTCGAGTTCTTTGACTGTAAAGATGGAGGAGTCGAGAAAAGTCTGCGCAAACAACAGGAACACAAGAAG GTGATTCGTCTCTCAGACTGTGTCCGGGTCTcgggggtggaggtggacggGTGTCCCAGGGACACTGGACCGTTCCTGGTGGAGACAACAGAAAAGATTTACGTGTTTGCGGCAGAGAGAAACCAGGTGGAGGACTggacacacaaactgtgtgaGATAGCCTTCCCt ATGAGCTGGTCAGAGCACAGCGTGAAGCGAGGCAGCatgcagagaggaagcagggtggaggaggacgaggggatGGAGGACAACTCTCTGTACAGTGGAAGACAAACAG tgcgtgacttcagagtgtgtgtgcggagGACCGAGGCCTCGGATCACTGCCGACTGAAGGGAGACGTCGTCCTGCGAGTGGACATGGACGCTCTTCACCTGCTCAACAAGACGGGAGACGTGACGTTTACATGGCCGTACAGATTCCTGAGACGCTTTGGACGAGACaag TCGACCTTCTCCTTTGAAGCTGGGCGGAGGTGTGCATCCGGAGAGGGCGGTTTCGAGTTTGACACCAAACAGGgcaacttcctgtttcagctGGTCGAATCGGCTATCCAACTGCGAAGGACAGCCCCCCCCGACGGACAGACCTCTGTGGGGGGGCAGCCGAGTCCAGAGACCCCCCACAACCTCAActtgccccccccaccccagagcaggacgctgctgctgccacctcaACCCCGCTGTCACATCCCACAACCCCCTGCTGCTCAG GCGGAGGACGCTGTGTACAGCACCGTGACAGAGCATCATCTCATGACTCATCACAAAGAGCGCCCCCAGCTG AGTCGTCTGGAGCCTCCTGTCGACAAAGTCCTGACCGGCGTGAAGAGTTTGTCTCTAGAGACTCGCGGTCTCTCCGTCCCCCGAAAGACCCAGGTGAAGATGATCTCCAGCTGCCCTCTGCCCCACGCCGAGCCGGGCCCCACCCTGATCCCAGGGTCCACCCCCTCCCGCGACGCCAGTCAGAGCCCTAAACTGAGCTCCAATCCAAAACCGGAACAGACCTACGCCCGAATCACACAGCCCGCCCCCAGAGAGCGAGGCTccaagagggagagaagggagggaggagccaGCATGGCTCCGCCCTGTCACCTCCCTCAAATCAACCCGGACCCAGAGTACTCCCTCCCCTTCGACACCATCGCCAAGAACATCATGGTGGACATCCTGAGCTCCCATCAGGCTCTGGAGTCCGGCGCCGACCCGCTTTATGACAGCATCGACGAGATCAAGATCAGGAACATCTTCCATAGCAAAGACGACGCCCCCGAACCAACGCACAGGAAGCTGGATCACATCTACGACGAGCCTGAGGGCTGCGccgctgccaccagggggcagaacTCCACTGTCCCTACCGTGGTGTACGATGACCccgaggagatgagaggagatgcCTGGAGGAACATGGGAACAGCTGACGACCCCAAAGGTCACGAGTACCCGTACGACCCCCGGGTCGATGACTACGCCGTGCCCAAACGACCCAAGAGGGCATGGACAGGGCAGGACAccaccaaagaagaagaagacgaggaggacgtgagcacgaggaggaggagcagcgagaCTCTCAGTACACCAACATCATGGTGA